One segment of Pseudophryne corroboree isolate aPseCor3 chromosome 10, aPseCor3.hap2, whole genome shotgun sequence DNA contains the following:
- the PARK7 gene encoding Parkinson disease protein 7 encodes MVGKRALVILAKGAEEMETVIPTDVMRRAGIKVIVAGLSGKDPVQCSRDVVICPDTSLEEARTQGPYDVVVLPGGNLGAQNLSESAAVKEVLQEQDAKKGLIAAICAGPTALLAHGIGFGRSVTTHPLAKDKMMHGDHYKYSESRVEKDGHFITSRGPGTSFEFGLAIVEHLAGKEVADQVKAPLVLKD; translated from the exons ATGGTCGGCAAGAGAGCCCTGGTGATCCTGGCCAAAGGCGCAGAGGAGATGGAGACGGTGATACCCACTGATGTGATGAGAAGAGCAGGA ATCAAAGTGATTGTTGCAGGACTATCGGGCAAAGATCCAGTTCAGTGCAGCCGAGATGTCGTGATCTGTCCTGACACCAGCCTGGAGGAAGCCCGGACACAG GGCCCGTATGATGTTGTGGTGCTTCCTGGTGGTAACCTCGGCGCTCAGAATTTGTCAGAG TCTGCTGCAGTAAAGGAAGTGCTACAGGAACAAGATGCCAAGAAAGGCCTGATCGCTGCCATATGTGCAG GACCCACGGCTCTGCTGGCTCATGGAATAGGATTTGGACGAAGCGTCACTACTCATCCCTTAGCTAAGGATAAAATGATGCATGGCG ATCACTACAAGTACTCTGAGAGTAGAGTGGAGAAGGACGGCCACTTCATCACCAGTCGTGGGCCTGGCACCAGCTTTGAGTTTGGTCTTGCTATTGTGGAGCACTTGGCGGGGAAGGAAGTGGCTGATCAAGTAAAGGCACCGCTTGTTCTCAAAGATTAA